The following proteins are co-located in the Solanum pennellii chromosome 8, SPENNV200 genome:
- the LOC107026817 gene encoding jmjC domain-containing protein 7, with product MEEEEPIQKLWQEVRDLTLGTSTQINHLSTPPTPLQFLREYVSPNKPCLISNAVNHWPATTLWQSTHYLTNTLSSSNVSLHLTPTGRADALSPNPISPSSLCFASAEVKHLPFPDALNWVLESEMGCVGYLQQQNDCFRSEYGALSKDCDSDFGWASEAFGCLPEAVNLWIGNELSETSFHKDHYENIYAVVSGEKHFLLLPPTDVHRMYITEYPAAEYHYLQDTGEFSLELEEPVRNVPWCSVNPYPSPELKEKEMTKFPLYFNGPRPFEVTVKAGEILYLPSMWFHHVRQSSDSRGLTIAVNYWYDMRFDIKYAYFNFLQSLPHSILCNPASSEKLGLESQHNSSIHNSEDESSMDDVTASANGNLLHHPDTAEK from the exons atggaagaagaagaaccCATACAAAAACTCTGGCAAGAAGTTCGAGATCTAACCCTAGGCACCTCAACCCAAATCAACCACCTCTCTACCCCACCCACCCCTCTCCAGTTCCTCCGTGAATACGTTTCGCCCAACAAGCCTTGCCTCATTTCCAACGCCGTAAACCACTGGCCAGCCACCACTCTGTGGCAATCAACTCATTATCTAACCAATACACTCTCTTCTTCCAATGTTTCACTTCATCTTACTCCTACAGGCCGTGCTGATGCACTTTCCCCAAACCCCATTTCCCCTTCTTCACTCTGTTTCGCTTCTGCTGAAGTGAAGCATCTTCCTTTTCCTGATGCGTTGAACTGGGTATTGGAATCGGAGATGGGTTGTGTGGGTTATTTGCAGCAGCAGAATGATTGTTTTCGGAGTGAGTATGGGGCGTTGAGTAAAGATTGTGATTCTGATTTTGGTTGGGCTTCTGAGGCTTTTGGGTGTTTACCTGAAGCGGTGAATCTTTGGATTGGGAATGAGTTGTCTGAGACTTCGTTTCATAAGGATCATTATGAGAATATTTATGCTGTTGTCTCTGGGGAGAAGCATTTTTTGCTTCTTCCTCCTACTGATGTTCATAGGATGTATATTACTGAGTATCCTGCTGCGGAGTACCACTACTTACAG GATACTGGGGAGTTCTCTTTGGAACTGGAGGAACCAGTGAGGAATGTCCCATGGTGCAGTGTTAATCCATACCCTTCACCTGAGTTGAAAGAGAAGGAAATGACCAAGTTTCCTTTATATTTCAATGGACCAAGACCATTTGAAGTTACAGTCAAGGCAGGCGAGATTCTTTACTT GCCAAGCATGTGGTTTCACCATGTTAGACAGAGCTCAGACAGCAGAGGACTCACCATTGCTGTAAACTACT GGTATGACATGCGATTTGATATCAAATATGCTTACTTCAACTTCTTGCAATCGCTGCCGCATTCCATTCTGTGTAATCCTGCATCATCTGAAAAATTAGGCTTGGAGTCGCAGCATAATTCATCTATACACAACTCTGAGGATGAATCCAGCATGGACGATGTCACTGCTTCTGCAAATGGTAATTTATTACATCATCCTGATACTGCAGAAAAATAA
- the LOC107028562 gene encoding uncharacterized protein LOC107028562 isoform X1, translating into MLCTSLPGLSHQQMLVGGAVKELSAAMASLNVYSRCGFDGRVGCWIGNEKGRWNKLAAASTMAPKKRRLSISPLASSALAETPYTSRAEFYQEVLNDAREKFTQEISFQSKDKDISLAKALLYVASEDEAFMAFNREMDANSLQSERRSASLASHAIDWTCVEAMPLAGKNMNEWMVELDVIAREVEAELVSREIGCDLVEVLDAVNMVLFKLRGFKRSPVLVDSKCAYLHSVLSSGYCSAILLSVIYIEVCRRLNLTIVGSRVGEDFLIWPQTGNPEELFKVISGHSMFGIVNGKCVDDPRAKASDINSNSLPGLELATNRDIIGIALANLMRLHWKRASRANHGLMLTSPLRSVDHADDKSSKTNCLNVPLLRPQDLRLAIMASERLLILQPHNWALRRDHGMMLYYSREYEEAVQELSICMAFAPEEEAEVLEPFVEKLHLLRVESSWKSQGKKGHLTVS; encoded by the exons ATGCTGTGTACATCATTGCCAGGGTTGAGTCATCAACAGATGTTGGTTGGTGGTGCTGTCAAGGAACTTTCAGCAGCTATGGCTTCTTTGAATGTTTATAGCAG GTGTGGTTTTGATGGTCGTGTTGGATGTTGGATTGGGAATGAGAAAGGAAGATGGAACAAATTGGCTGCTGCAAGTACAATGGCACCAAAGAAGAGGAGGTTGAGCATTTCCCCTCTGGCTTCCTCTGCTCTAGCAGAAACCCCGTATACATCTAGAGCCGAATTCTATCAGGAG GTTCTTAACGATGCTAGAGAAAAATTTACCCAGGAGATATCTTTCCAATCCAAGGACAAAGATATTTCTTTGGCAAAG GCTTTGCTTTACGTGGCCTCTGAAGACGAGGCATTCATGGCTTTCAACCGGGAGATGGATGCTAATTCACTCCAAAGTGAGAGGAGATCTGCTTCATTGGCTTCTCATGCCATAGATTGGACTTGCGTGGAGGCCATGCCTCTTGCTggaaaaaatatgaatgaatggaTGGTTGAGTTGGATGTAATTGCGCGAGAAGTGGAGGCAGAGCTAGTTTCAAGAGAAATAGGATGCGATTTAGTTGAAGTTTTAGATGCCGTGAATATGGTGCTTTTCAAGTTAAGGGGTTTCAAAAGGTCACCTGTACTTGTGGATTCAAAGTGTGCATACCTGCATTCAGTATTAAGCTCTGGATATTGTAGTG CAATTTTGCTTAGTGTCATTTATATTGAAGTCTGTCGAAGACTTAATCTGACCATTGTGGGATCCCGAGTTGGGGAAGATTTTCTGATATGGCCTCAAACTGGAAACCCCGAG GAGCTATTCAAGGTTATCTCTGGTCATAGTATGTTTGGTATTGTTAATGGGAAGTGTGTCGATGACCCTAGAGCAAAGGCTTCTGATATCAATAGCAATTCTTTGCCGGGGCTCGAGTTAGCAACAAACCGTGATATTATTGGAATTGCTTTGGCTAATTTGATG AGGCTTCACTGGAAACGTGCTTCAAGAGCAAATCATGGTTTGATGCTGACTTCTCCGCTTAGATCTGTTGATCATGCAGATGATAAGTCTAGCAAGACTAATTGTCTGAATGTTCCATTGTTGCGACCTCAAGATTTGAG GCTGGCCATTATGGCTTCAGAAAGATTGCTAATTCTGCAGCCACACAATTGGGCTCTAAGGAGAGACCATGGAATGATGTTGTACTATAGTAG GGAATATGAAGAGGCAGTTCAGGAGCTTAGCATTTGCATGGCCTTTGCCCCAGAAGAAGAAGCAGAGGTGTTGGAACCATTTGTTGAGAAGCTACACTTGTTGCGAGTCGAATCGTCTTGGAAGTCTCAGGGAAAGAAAGGCCATTTAACTGTTTCTTGA
- the LOC107028562 gene encoding uncharacterized protein LOC107028562 isoform X2, protein MAFNREMDANSLQSERRSASLASHAIDWTCVEAMPLAGKNMNEWMVELDVIAREVEAELVSREIGCDLVEVLDAVNMVLFKLRGFKRSPVLVDSKCAYLHSVLSSGYCSAILLSVIYIEVCRRLNLTIVGSRVGEDFLIWPQTGNPEELFKVISGHSMFGIVNGKCVDDPRAKASDINSNSLPGLELATNRDIIGIALANLMRLHWKRASRANHGLMLTSPLRSVDHADDKSSKTNCLNVPLLRPQDLRLAIMASERLLILQPHNWALRRDHGMMLYYSREYEEAVQELSICMAFAPEEEAEVLEPFVEKLHLLRVESSWKSQGKKGHLTVS, encoded by the exons ATGGCTTTCAACCGGGAGATGGATGCTAATTCACTCCAAAGTGAGAGGAGATCTGCTTCATTGGCTTCTCATGCCATAGATTGGACTTGCGTGGAGGCCATGCCTCTTGCTggaaaaaatatgaatgaatggaTGGTTGAGTTGGATGTAATTGCGCGAGAAGTGGAGGCAGAGCTAGTTTCAAGAGAAATAGGATGCGATTTAGTTGAAGTTTTAGATGCCGTGAATATGGTGCTTTTCAAGTTAAGGGGTTTCAAAAGGTCACCTGTACTTGTGGATTCAAAGTGTGCATACCTGCATTCAGTATTAAGCTCTGGATATTGTAGTG CAATTTTGCTTAGTGTCATTTATATTGAAGTCTGTCGAAGACTTAATCTGACCATTGTGGGATCCCGAGTTGGGGAAGATTTTCTGATATGGCCTCAAACTGGAAACCCCGAG GAGCTATTCAAGGTTATCTCTGGTCATAGTATGTTTGGTATTGTTAATGGGAAGTGTGTCGATGACCCTAGAGCAAAGGCTTCTGATATCAATAGCAATTCTTTGCCGGGGCTCGAGTTAGCAACAAACCGTGATATTATTGGAATTGCTTTGGCTAATTTGATG AGGCTTCACTGGAAACGTGCTTCAAGAGCAAATCATGGTTTGATGCTGACTTCTCCGCTTAGATCTGTTGATCATGCAGATGATAAGTCTAGCAAGACTAATTGTCTGAATGTTCCATTGTTGCGACCTCAAGATTTGAG GCTGGCCATTATGGCTTCAGAAAGATTGCTAATTCTGCAGCCACACAATTGGGCTCTAAGGAGAGACCATGGAATGATGTTGTACTATAGTAG GGAATATGAAGAGGCAGTTCAGGAGCTTAGCATTTGCATGGCCTTTGCCCCAGAAGAAGAAGCAGAGGTGTTGGAACCATTTGTTGAGAAGCTACACTTGTTGCGAGTCGAATCGTCTTGGAAGTCTCAGGGAAAGAAAGGCCATTTAACTGTTTCTTGA